The following are encoded together in the Microterricola viridarii genome:
- the der gene encoding ribosome biogenesis GTPase Der, whose protein sequence is MTDIDTDDFDANDDLAERMSTLDEDLAVQRAHSLRAGLADYELEDDDFDVLDAVTEDPNAITYLPALPVVAIVGRPNVGKSALVNRILGRREAVVEDTPGVTRDRVSYKGEWNDRRFTLVDTGGWEPDAKGIDASVAAQAEVAIDLSDVVLFVVDSRVGATSTDEQVVRMLRKSGKPVFLLANKVDDARQEPEAAALWSLGLGEPYPVSALHGRGVADMLDAVLKKLPLISAVAKEEVGGPRRVAILGRPNVGKSSLLNKSAGEERVVVNELAGTTRDPVDEQVELGGKIWRFVDTAGIRRRVHLSQGADFYASLRTSTALEKAEVAIVVIDVSEKISEQDVRIIDLVLESGRALVLAFNKWDLLDDDRRRYLEREIEQDLAHVAWAPRVNISARTGRHLEKLVPALELALESWDTRIATGKFNAFLAELTAAHPHPVRGGKQPRILFGTQVSSRPPTFVLFTTGFLDPGYRRYIQRRLREIYGFAGTPIFVNMRVREKRAR, encoded by the coding sequence ATGACTGACATCGACACCGACGATTTCGACGCCAACGACGATCTCGCCGAGCGCATGAGCACGCTCGACGAGGACCTCGCCGTCCAGCGCGCCCACTCGCTGCGCGCGGGGCTCGCCGACTACGAGCTCGAAGACGACGACTTCGACGTGCTCGACGCCGTCACCGAAGACCCCAACGCCATCACCTACCTGCCCGCGCTGCCGGTCGTCGCCATCGTCGGCCGACCGAACGTCGGCAAGTCGGCGCTGGTCAACCGCATCCTCGGCCGCCGCGAGGCCGTCGTGGAGGACACCCCGGGCGTCACCCGCGACCGCGTCTCGTACAAGGGCGAGTGGAACGACCGCCGCTTCACCCTCGTCGACACCGGCGGCTGGGAGCCCGACGCCAAGGGCATCGACGCCTCCGTCGCCGCCCAGGCCGAGGTCGCCATCGACCTCTCCGACGTCGTGCTGTTCGTCGTCGACTCCCGGGTGGGCGCCACGTCCACCGACGAGCAGGTCGTGCGCATGCTGCGCAAGAGCGGCAAGCCCGTCTTCCTGCTGGCCAACAAGGTCGATGACGCTCGCCAGGAGCCGGAGGCCGCAGCACTGTGGAGCCTCGGACTCGGCGAGCCCTACCCGGTCTCCGCTCTGCACGGCCGCGGCGTCGCCGACATGCTGGACGCCGTCCTGAAGAAGCTGCCGCTGATCTCGGCCGTCGCCAAGGAAGAGGTGGGTGGCCCGCGCCGCGTCGCCATCCTCGGCCGCCCGAACGTCGGCAAGTCCAGCCTGCTGAACAAGTCGGCCGGTGAGGAGCGCGTTGTAGTCAACGAGCTCGCCGGAACGACCCGCGACCCCGTCGACGAGCAGGTTGAGCTCGGCGGCAAGATCTGGCGCTTCGTCGACACCGCCGGCATCCGCCGCCGCGTGCACCTCTCCCAGGGCGCCGACTTCTACGCCTCGCTGCGCACCAGCACCGCCCTCGAAAAGGCTGAGGTCGCGATCGTCGTCATCGACGTGAGCGAGAAGATCAGCGAGCAGGACGTACGCATCATCGACCTGGTGCTCGAGTCCGGCCGCGCCCTCGTGCTCGCCTTCAACAAGTGGGACCTGCTGGACGACGACCGCCGCCGCTACCTTGAGCGTGAGATCGAGCAGGACCTCGCCCACGTGGCGTGGGCCCCGCGCGTCAACATCTCGGCCCGCACCGGCCGCCACCTCGAGAAGCTCGTTCCGGCCCTGGAGCTCGCCCTCGAGTCGTGGGACACCCGCATCGCAACCGGCAAGTTCAACGCCTTCCTGGCCGAGCTCACCGCAGCGCACCCGCACCCCGTCCGCGGCGGCAAGCAGCCGCGCATCCTGTTCGGCACCCAGGTCTCCAGCCGCCCGCCGACATTCGTGCTGTTCACGACCGGGTTCCTTGACCCCGGTTACCGTCGCTACATCCAGCGCCGTCTGCGCGAGATCTACGGCTTTGCCGGCACCCCGATCTTCGTCAACATGCGCGTCAGGGAAAAAAGAGCACGCTAG
- the cmk gene encoding (d)CMP kinase, whose product MAVSTPVFVAIDGPAGSGKSSVSKAVARTLGYGYLDTGAAYRALAWLVLENGVDKDDADAVIRTLDDFDYFIATDPDAYVVRVGQTDVTDAIREPRVSAAVSAIARVPAVRAHLVQLFRRIAAGVDAPGVVVEGRDITTVVAPDAPVRILLTASEEARMARRSAELQDDAAATAGAELKKRDQADSRVVDFLNAAEGVTTVDSTELNFAETVDAVIAVIADTQSPVS is encoded by the coding sequence ATGGCTGTTTCAACCCCCGTCTTCGTCGCCATCGACGGCCCAGCCGGCAGCGGCAAGTCCAGCGTGAGCAAGGCCGTCGCCCGCACCCTCGGCTACGGCTACCTCGACACCGGCGCCGCCTACCGGGCGCTGGCCTGGCTGGTACTGGAGAACGGTGTCGACAAGGACGACGCGGATGCCGTCATCCGCACCCTCGACGACTTCGACTACTTCATCGCCACCGACCCCGACGCCTACGTCGTGCGGGTCGGCCAGACCGACGTGACCGACGCCATCCGCGAGCCGCGGGTGAGTGCTGCGGTCAGCGCGATCGCCCGCGTGCCCGCCGTGCGCGCGCACCTGGTCCAGCTGTTCCGACGCATCGCCGCCGGCGTCGACGCCCCCGGCGTCGTGGTCGAGGGCCGGGACATCACCACGGTCGTCGCGCCGGACGCCCCGGTGCGCATCCTTCTCACAGCTTCGGAAGAGGCTAGAATGGCCAGACGGTCCGCCGAACTGCAGGATGACGCCGCCGCAACCGCGGGAGCCGAGCTCAAGAAGCGCGATCAGGCTGATTCCCGCGTGGTCGACTTCCTGAACGCGGCAGAGGGCGTGACCACGGTCGATTCGACCGAACTGAACTTTGCCGAAACCGTCGATGCCGTCATCGCGGTGATCGCCGACACGCAATCCCCGGTCTCCTAG
- a CDS encoding prephenate dehydrogenase translates to MAVNPNAESRLAGPVRVVGAGLLGTSVGLGLRARGIEVFLADASPTNVSIATDLGAGRPATAGDAPQLIVVAVPPDVTADVVERELADYPDAIVTDVASVKLQILDSLIARGADVSRYVGSHPMAGRERGGPLAGRADLFVGRPWVVAGHDAISYKRASAIDDLILDLGATLVEMSAEEHDRGVALISHVPQVVSSLMARRLVDAPSASVNLAGQGLRDVTRVAASDPELWVQILGANSTPVREILTAYREDLDRFIEALEDVNAPGARRRVAEEIAGGNTGVARLPGKHGIDKRFSTMIVMVDDTPGQLARLLHEIGEIGVNLEDLRLEHAQGVQVGLAEISVVPEAVERLTTELVARGWRIAG, encoded by the coding sequence ATGGCAGTGAACCCCAACGCAGAGAGCCGGCTCGCCGGCCCGGTGCGCGTCGTCGGCGCCGGCCTGCTCGGCACCAGCGTTGGCCTCGGCCTGCGCGCCCGCGGCATCGAGGTCTTCCTCGCTGACGCCTCGCCGACAAACGTGAGCATCGCCACCGACCTCGGCGCCGGGCGCCCCGCCACAGCAGGCGACGCCCCGCAGCTGATTGTCGTCGCCGTTCCGCCGGACGTGACCGCCGACGTCGTCGAGCGCGAGCTCGCCGATTACCCGGACGCGATCGTCACCGACGTCGCCAGCGTCAAGCTGCAGATTCTGGACAGCCTCATCGCGCGTGGCGCCGACGTGTCCCGCTACGTCGGCTCGCACCCGATGGCCGGGCGGGAGCGCGGCGGCCCCCTCGCCGGCCGCGCCGACCTCTTCGTCGGCCGCCCTTGGGTGGTCGCCGGCCACGACGCCATCTCGTACAAGCGGGCCAGCGCCATCGACGACCTCATCCTCGACCTTGGCGCCACCCTCGTCGAGATGAGCGCCGAGGAGCACGACCGCGGCGTCGCCCTGATCTCGCACGTGCCCCAGGTCGTGTCTAGCCTGATGGCCCGCCGCCTCGTCGACGCGCCGAGTGCCTCGGTCAACCTCGCCGGCCAGGGCCTGCGCGACGTCACCCGCGTCGCCGCCAGCGACCCAGAGCTCTGGGTGCAGATCCTCGGCGCGAACTCCACCCCGGTGCGCGAGATCCTCACCGCCTACCGCGAGGACCTCGACCGCTTCATCGAGGCGCTGGAAGACGTCAACGCCCCCGGCGCCCGCCGCCGCGTGGCCGAGGAGATCGCTGGCGGCAACACCGGCGTGGCCCGGCTGCCCGGCAAGCACGGCATCGACAAGCGCTTCTCGACCATGATCGTGATGGTCGATGACACCCCCGGACAGCTGGCCCGCCTGCTGCACGAGATCGGCGAGATCGGCGTCAACCTCGAGGACCTCCGCCTCGAGCACGCGCAGGGCGTACAGGTCGGCCTGGCCGAGATCTCCGTAGTTCCCGAGGCAGTCGAACGCCTCACCACCGAGCTGGTCGCCCGCGGCTGGCGGATTGCAGGCTAA